The following are encoded in a window of Salmo trutta chromosome 27, fSalTru1.1, whole genome shotgun sequence genomic DNA:
- the zgc:101858 gene encoding uncharacterized protein zgc:101858, whose amino-acid sequence MASEEGFKVSSLKGKVTLITGASSGIGAGTSLMFAKLGALLALNGRDVENLTNIAKQCTDLGAAEPLLVPGDLTNEDTVKKTVELTIAHFGRLDVLINSAGILAMGSIETGDLAQYDKVMNVNVRSVYHLTQLCVPHLIRTKGSIVNVSSVNGQRSFPGVLAYCMSKSAIDQFTRCIALELASKQVRVNSVCPGVIITDVHRRAGLDEEQYAQFLEKCKQTHALGRPGEVEEVAHAIAFLASDAATFITGVNLPVDGGRHAMCPR is encoded by the exons ATGGCTTCAGAGGAAGGATTTAAG GTATCATCTTTGAAAGGCAAAGTGACTCTCATCACAGGTGCCAGCTCGGGCATCGGGGCAGGGACAAGCCTGATGTTCGCTAAACTTGGTGCCTTGCTCGCATTGAACGGGCGCGACGTGGAAAACCTCACCAACATAGCCAAACAGTGCACGGACCTGGGTGCTGCCGAG CCCTTGCTTGTACCAGGGGACCTGACTAACGAGGACACCGTAAAGAAGACAGTGGAACTGACCATTGCCCACTTTGGCCGGCTGGATGTGCTGATCAACAGCGCTGGCATTCTGGCCATGGGCAGCATTGAGACAGGTGACCTGGCTCAGTATGACAAGGTCATGAACGTCAACGTCAG ATCAGTGTACCATCTGACACAGCTGTGTGTGCCTCACCTCATCAGGACTAAGGGTTCTATTGTCAATGTGTCCAGTGTCAACGGGCAACGATCA TTCCCAGGTGTCCTTGCCTATTGTATGTCCAAGTCCGCTATTGACCAATTCACACGATGCATAGCACTCG AGCTAGCGTCGAAGCAAGTGCGAGTGAACTCTGTCTG TCCTGGTGTGATCATAACAGATGTCCACAGGAGAGCGGGGCTGGATGAGGAGCAGTATGCTCAG TTCCTTGAGAAGTGTAAGCAGACCCACGCCCTGGGGAGACCAggtgaggtggaggaggtggcCCATGCCATAGCCTTCCTGGCGTCAGATGCTGCCACCTTCATTACCGGGGTCAACCTACCTGTGGATGGGGGGCGCCACGCCATGTGTCCAAGATAA